acttatGCTATATGCCTGTCAGTCTGCGCAGTACAACATGAAAACGGACAAACAGAAAAAGATTAATTTATCGCCATCTACTGACGTTACAACGTAACATGCTGAAATGTTATATTAGCGGAAATGGCCAAACGCGATATTATTGATGTGTTACCAATAAGATTGGAGTGATGAACTGAAAACTATTCCATCAACAATCTTTTAAGGTTCGTTTGTTTACTCAACGAGAAGCTCAAATGGATTCATTTGCCTCACgtgaaaacaggaaaaaactgACTGACCGGCTGAGTGGATTTTCTCAGAATCGTAAGTTACTTGATAACCATAACCATGTACTTCTTGTTTATAAGCAGCAATTTTGCATTCACAATCGCGATGGGTAACGTTAGTGAATACAGTGAGGCTCTGATAACCTGAGGCATGAGACAGTACtgttatttactgttttctacaatcatctgtaaaaatataaccttaatattgttaatataaggccatgtcaaagattgaaaataaagaaaaatcaaaGACTGAAGTCAAACTTTGATGCAATTTTCCTGGAATAAATGAAATAACAAAAttgtcgcagatgtgttatgaaatgaagATCATTCAATTTTAGTTTGTATAAGGgtgcacattatctgatttcacatataacagcttttccccaatatattaatatacagcctattatgataatgctgtgtaaataatatgtgaaaaagtagctttcaataaatatttttaatgcgCTTGAATAAATACaagcccaggtaagcccatgCATTAATGCGGCCCtgcactaacttaacactaaactctgattgcacatgagattaagtgagtatctggcaaacgtgagcggtttttttaatcataaaccctttcgacgcgtgtgcagcagacacatcttttgacaagacacatgatgcacatggttcacctgacacaacaaacacatattttgacatgacgagtaAATCCCCAGCTGCCACTGGGTTATTCTTATTTGGCTTTGCTAAATTTTCAATGGTCTGTTTGTGATTTgattgtatttaattgtatttaatttCACTCCAACTATGTTATCTAACAGTGCCAGCCAGTAAAACCCAGAGCCCTTattatgtacaaaaaataaaagttaggACTAATGGTATAGGTCAGGACTGAAGCCAGGAAATGTAGAGAAACACGCCTGAAATTGTTTCAaccatttaagtatttttaaataacatttcagTGGGCATTTAAACCATTCCCTTCCAGCTCAGTGCATTTTCTTGACTTATCAATATGCACAAGTGCCTTCTAAATGATCCATTAATAAGTTAGTAGATAATATTCCCAAAATCCCTGTACTCCCTGAAGCTACTGTACATCCTTCAGATCCCAATACACAAATTATTTAATAGAATTAATTTAAACAGTTAATAGCTCTTTTGGGACTGAAAGACATGCACAATTaacttcattttttattactGATCAAGCATgttagtttttaaaaaacatgcatttcacCATTAACATTTCTGTGATACTGTCATTTAAAAATGAGCAGAACTCCAAATATTTTtccataatatatttttattctacACACACAATACAACATGTCTATACAATATGCTTTGGTCTATTTTATGAAATAAACTAAAGAAACTTTGACCCAAGTTCACAATAAGCCATGTAAATTAATGAATTGGTGCCACTTCTTTACCCCAAAACACATTTGCTAATCGTTTTCTGATTTCTTTAGTCCTGATGGAGTAAACGGTGGGGTTTATTAGAGGTGGAACAAGAGAGGCTACAATCAACATTGCATTTCGCTCTGTTAAATTTAACACAACTCCTATTCGAGTTAGTAAATTAGAGACTATCTTTGGTGCATAATAACTAAACAAGACAATAAGATGACTTGAGCATGTGTTGATCATTTGCCTTTTGCTCGAGTTATTGGAGAGTCTGGCCACACTGTATGCCATTACAGCATAGGTGCACAAAATAAAAGGAAACTCTCCAAATATTAGCCACAGATTAATCATTGTAGGCAAAAAGAAATAGGGTTCAGGATTAACACAAGCAGCTCTGATCATAGAAGGATAGTCACAAAACACATATCTGATAACAGGCTGACAGTAAGGAAGACTATCTGCCACATGTGTCACAACACCCATTACAGTGAAACTAACAATCCAGGTCATCAAAATAAGCTGAATTACTCGTGCATTTGTTATAATGCTCTGGTACCTTAATGGAAACCTAATCGCAATAAGTCGGTCTAATGCCATCAAGGTCAGAGCCATGCATACTTTGATGTCTCCAAGATGATAGAAGAACATCCTTGATATACAAGAGTAATATGAAACAGTTTTAATCTCAGGCAGCAACACTGAGATCATGGTTGTACTGCAGGTAGAGGAGTACATTATATCAACGACAGCAAGGTTACAGATTAATATGTACATTGGTTTGTGTAAATGTCTGGCAGTCATTATGATACACAGATTGATGCTGTTCCCAAGCAATATGAGCATGTAGGTTAATAAGATGAGGAATCCAAGGAGTTTTTGGTTTTGCAGGTGATCAAATCCAGTGATTATAAAGATGTCCACATTTTTCACAGTGTAGTTTGCATTTGCCATTTTCAGCCCCCAACCTCAAACATACAATTTACATTAAACCATTACATTCAAACAGGCCTACAGTACATGCAGATTAAAAGCTAAAGTCAGTCAGAGCCTTAATGTACTTGAATATGCACAGAAATAAAGCTCCAATGAAAGAAAATAGTAGTAAAATGCAGTGAGCCGCTGTTACGGCAAGATGACAAAAACTGACTTGAAGAATAggttttaaaaaagtacaaaaagagttttattcataaaaaaactGATAATATTTTTTGGTCTTCTCTCAATTTAGAAATTCCTTAAATCCATAAACATAATTGAAAATTTAATCAGTTAATGTTAAAATGGCATGCAATTTTAAAAAGGGCTGTTATGGACCCCTTATcaagttaaactgatgtaagTGTGTGATGCCCTGTCTTTTATATATTTCTTGCGTAACAATTACTAATTGTTTCCTAGCAGCCACGATGACGTAAGAACCATTAAATGTCTTTTCAGTTACAGTTACCTTGTTTTCAATAGTTTATTTATGTAACGTGTAAAAATTATTACAGTACATttgggggtggtttcccggacagggattagtttaagccaggactaggccttagtttaattaggaaatataactacataactttttttaacaaacatgccttgctaaaacattactgatgtgtatt
This window of the Paramisgurnus dabryanus chromosome 10, PD_genome_1.1, whole genome shotgun sequence genome carries:
- the LOC135746665 gene encoding olfactory receptor 6N1-like; translation: MANANYTVKNVDIFIITGFDHLQNQKLLGFLILLTYMLILLGNSINLCIIMTARHLHKPMYILICNLAVVDIMYSSTCSTTMISVLLPEIKTVSYYSCISRMFFYHLGDIKVCMALTLMALDRLIAIRFPLRYQSIITNARVIQLILMTWIVSFTVMGVVTHVADSLPYCQPVIRYVFCDYPSMIRAACVNPEPYFFLPTMINLWLIFGEFPFILCTYAVMAYSVARLSNNSSKRQMINTCSSHLIVLFSYYAPKIVSNLLTRIGVVLNLTERNAMLIVASLVPPLINPTVYSIRTKEIRKRLANVFWGKEVAPNNIKVIFLQMIVENSK